The following coding sequences are from one Mastomys coucha isolate ucsf_1 unplaced genomic scaffold, UCSF_Mcou_1 pScaffold9, whole genome shotgun sequence window:
- the Irf9 gene encoding interferon regulatory factor 9 — protein sequence MASGKARCTRKLRSWIVSQVESGQFPGVCWDDTAKTMFRIPWKHAGKQDFREDQDAAIFKAWALFKEKHKDGDIGHPAVWKTRLRCALNKSSEFEEVPERGRMDVAEPYKVYRILTAGTLPTQPRNQKSPFKRRISSVSPEREENKENGRTNGVVNHSDGGNNIDGSGGSGGDNDSRGSSSSSSSSSSSSSELEEGACAIEATIKEDPVFVEHQPPLNSDFSLLLTFIYGGRVVGKTQVHSLDCRLVAERSDSESSMEQVEFPKPDPLEPTQRLLNQLERGILVASNSRGLFVQRLCPIPISWNAPQAPPGPGPHLLPSNKCVELFKTTYFCRDLVQYFQGQGPPPKFQATLHFWEGSPGSNHTQENLITVQMEQAFARHLLEKIPEEEKAALFLVQHADHSPAALGL from the exons ATGGCCTCAGGCAAAGCACGCTGCACCCGAAAGCTCCGGAGCTGGATAGTGAGTCAGGTGGAAAGTGGGCAGTTCCCAGGGGTGTGCTGGGATGACACAGCCAAGACCATGTTCCGGATTCCCTGGAAGCATGCGGGCAAGCAAGACTTCCGAGAGGACCAGGATGCTGCCATTTTCAAG GCTTGGGCACTGTTTAAGGAAAAGCACAAAGACGGGGACATAGGACACCCCGCTGTCTGGAAGACTCGCCTACGCTGTGCCCTCAACAAGAGTTCCGAATTTGAGGAGGTTCCTGAGAGAGGTCGTATGGATGTTGCTGAACCCTACAAAGTATATCGAATACTGACAGCAGGAACCCTCCCTA CCCAACCACGAAACCAGAAATCACCATTCAAGCGACGTATCAGCTCTGTGTCACCTGAGAGGGAAGAGAATAAG GAAAATGGGAGGACCAATGGAGTTGTAAACCACTCAGACGGTGGCAACAACATCGATggcagtggtggtagtggtggtgacaACGACAGccgtggcagcagcagcagcagcagcagcagcagcagcagcagctctgagCTAGAGGAAG GAGCTTGCGCAATTGAAGCCACCATTAAAGAGGACCCAGTGTTCGTAGAGCATCAGCCTCCTCTGAACTCAG ACTTCTCGCTGCTGCTCACCTTCATCTATGGTGGACGAGTGGTGGGTAAGACCCAGGTGCACAGCCTAGACTGTCGGCTTGTGGCTGAGCGCTCAGACTCCGAGAGCAGCATGGAGCAGGTGGAGTTTCCCAAACCCGACCCACTGGAGCCTACCCAGCGCCTGCTGAATCAGCTCGAGAGAGGCATCCTGGTGGCCAGCAATTCCAGAGGCCTCTTTGTTCAGCGCCTTtgccccatccccatctcctGGAACGCACCCCAGGCCCCACCCGGGCCTGGCCCTCATCTGCTGCCCAGCAATAAGTGTGTGGAGCTCTTCAAGACCACCTACTTCTGTAGAG atttggTCCAGTACTTCCAGGGCCAGGGGCCCCCACCCAAGTTCCAAGCAACCCTGCATTTTTGGGAGGGGAGTCCAGGCTCTAACCATACCCAAGAGAATCTTATCACAGTGCAG ATGGAGCAAGCCTTTGCCCGACACTTACTGGAGAAGATTccagaggaggagaaagctgCCTTGTTCCTGGTACAGCACGCAGATCACTCACCTGCTGCTCTCGGACTCTAA